A stretch of the Agromyces larvae genome encodes the following:
- a CDS encoding PadR family transcriptional regulator, with amino-acid sequence MNGPRRQNGFGSTGFGGGFAGAGDNPGAAIWEALEQMRSSFEQRTGSTRMARGDVRAAVLALLAEEPMHGYQIISEIEERSGGSWKPSAGSVYPTLQLLADEGLIVAEELRGRKTYSLTDLGREQASAAADRPAPWESSSPRDAGPHRALSKAGVELAAATAQVARTGSPAQVQEAVAVLDDARRALYAILAQG; translated from the coding sequence ATGAACGGACCACGCCGCCAGAACGGATTCGGCAGCACGGGATTCGGCGGAGGATTCGCCGGCGCCGGCGACAACCCCGGCGCGGCGATCTGGGAGGCGCTCGAGCAGATGCGTTCGTCGTTCGAACAGCGCACCGGTTCGACGCGGATGGCGCGCGGCGACGTGCGCGCCGCCGTGCTCGCCCTGCTCGCGGAAGAGCCGATGCACGGCTACCAGATCATCAGCGAGATCGAGGAACGCAGCGGCGGCTCGTGGAAGCCGAGCGCCGGCTCGGTGTACCCCACCCTGCAGCTGCTCGCCGACGAGGGGCTGATCGTCGCCGAGGAGCTGCGCGGGCGCAAGACGTACTCGCTCACCGACCTCGGTCGCGAGCAGGCCTCGGCCGCGGCCGACCGGCCGGCGCCGTGGGAGTCGTCCTCGCCGCGCGACGCCGGCCCGCATCGCGCACTCTCGAAGGCCGGCGTCGAACTGGCCGCCGCGACCGCGCAGGTCGCCCGTACGGGCAGCCCCGCCCAGGTGCAGGAGGCCGTCGCCGTGCTCGACGACGCCCGCCGAGCCCTGTACGCGATCCTCGCCCAGGGCTGA
- a CDS encoding DsbA family oxidoreductase has translation MSTPIKIDIWSDIACPWCYIGKRHLEAGIAALGDDAPDVEIEYHSFELSPDTPLDFEGSTVEYLSERKGMPVERVEQMLEHVTGVAAKAGLEYHFEKVAHTKTLKAHELLHFAKAHGKQLELKERLLKAYFTEGGRVNRIDELVAYAEELGLDAAEAREALDSGRYAPDVQADIAQAGAYGIQGVPFFVFEGKYGVSGAQPAEVFANVLTQVAEEQEQVA, from the coding sequence GTGAGTACTCCCATCAAGATCGACATCTGGTCCGACATCGCCTGCCCGTGGTGCTACATCGGCAAGCGGCACCTCGAAGCCGGCATCGCCGCGCTCGGCGACGACGCCCCCGACGTCGAGATCGAGTACCACTCGTTCGAGCTCTCGCCCGACACGCCGCTCGACTTCGAGGGCTCGACGGTCGAGTACCTCTCGGAGCGCAAGGGCATGCCCGTCGAGCGGGTCGAGCAGATGCTCGAGCACGTGACCGGCGTGGCCGCGAAGGCCGGTCTCGAGTACCACTTCGAGAAGGTCGCGCACACCAAGACGCTGAAGGCCCACGAGCTGCTGCATTTCGCGAAGGCGCACGGCAAGCAGCTCGAGCTGAAGGAGCGCCTGCTGAAGGCGTACTTCACCGAGGGTGGCCGGGTGAACCGTATCGATGAGCTCGTCGCGTACGCGGAGGAGCTGGGGCTGGATGCGGCCGAAGCGCGCGAGGCGCTCGATTCCGGCCGCTACGCCCCCGACGTGCAAGCGGACATCGCGCAGGCGGGTGCCTACGGTATCCAGGGGGTGCCGTTCTTCGTCTTCGAGGGCAAGTACGGCGTCTCGGGCGCGCAGCCGGCCGAGGTGTTCGCGAACGTGCTCACGCAGGTCGCAGAAGAGCAGGAGCAGGTCGCGTGA
- a CDS encoding Imm63 family immunity protein, whose protein sequence is MSVAASERQFDLPAVLAELDGWYDRLERLTGESIQWKVDDVNRDAAYPFIEVDDGVHRYLAFERGRECLRRETTDLDELVFWVMDSHVHQIAWNAVPRTRRRPPGFTGDTRRLWFPEWEALMTALSPAWGERTRRRIDEILSRSPYHD, encoded by the coding sequence GTGAGCGTGGCGGCCTCCGAGCGCCAGTTCGACCTGCCCGCCGTGCTCGCCGAGCTCGACGGGTGGTACGACCGCCTCGAGCGCCTGACCGGCGAGTCCATCCAGTGGAAGGTCGACGACGTCAACCGCGATGCCGCATACCCGTTCATCGAGGTGGACGACGGCGTCCACCGGTACCTCGCCTTCGAACGCGGACGGGAGTGCCTGCGCCGGGAGACGACCGACCTCGACGAGCTGGTCTTCTGGGTCATGGACTCGCACGTCCACCAGATCGCGTGGAATGCCGTGCCGCGGACTCGACGGAGGCCTCCCGGGTTCACGGGCGACACCCGACGTCTGTGGTTCCCCGAATGGGAAGCGCTGATGACGGCGCTCTCGCCGGCCTGGGGCGAGCGCACGCGACGGAGGATCGACGAGATCCTCTCGAGGTCTCCGTACCACGACTGA
- a CDS encoding aminoacyl-tRNA deacylase, producing MTDGTPSGADRVRADAAARGLEVEVIERPAARSLQEAAALLGIEPGDIVKSLVVKRSDDTYVFALVPGGRKISWPKLRALLGVNKLQLPDASLALAATGYERGTITPLGSTTAWPVVVDEAVVGRRVSMGAGEHGRSLFVDADALIAAFDATVADISEPE from the coding sequence ATGACGGACGGAACGCCGAGCGGCGCCGATCGGGTGCGGGCGGATGCCGCGGCCAGAGGCCTCGAGGTCGAGGTCATCGAGCGGCCCGCGGCGCGGAGCCTCCAGGAGGCTGCCGCGCTGCTCGGCATCGAGCCCGGCGACATCGTGAAGTCGCTCGTGGTGAAGCGCAGCGACGACACCTACGTATTCGCGCTCGTGCCGGGCGGCCGCAAGATCAGCTGGCCGAAGCTGCGCGCCCTGCTCGGCGTCAACAAACTGCAGCTGCCGGATGCCTCGCTGGCCCTCGCCGCGACCGGGTACGAGCGCGGCACCATCACCCCGCTCGGTTCGACCACCGCGTGGCCCGTCGTCGTCGACGAGGCCGTGGTCGGCCGACGCGTCTCGATGGGCGCGGGCGAACACGGCCGCAGCCTCTTCGTCGACGCCGACGCGCTCATCGCCGCGTTCGACGCGACGGTCGCCGACATCAGCGAGCCCGAGTGA